In a genomic window of Fusobacterium sp.:
- a CDS encoding AbgT family transporter: protein MKQEKKGFFNKFLDFIEVGGNKLPHPVTLFVLFCLTIIIVSGITEKMGVSATYNALNKKTGNFEEITVTVKSLTNAAGIRYIFNSMVKNFTGFAPLGTVLVGIIGIGVCEGSGLMSSTIKKVVMGTPRRAITAIVVFAGVMSNVASDAGYVVLVPLGAVIFLSFGRHPLAGLAAAFAGVSGGFSANLLLGTTDPLLGGITTEAAKLIRPDYFVAATANYYFMFVSTFIITALGTIITEKIVEPRLGPYHGDVDHDMKELTDLERKGLRAAGIVVLAYIAVMLVLTLPTNAVLKVDGSLKAWTSSGLIPAMMFFFLLPGLAYGFTAKTLKSDKDVAKLMGKALAGMGGYMALAFTASQFIAYFGYTNLGTILAVKGADTLKSIGFTGLPLILGFVLFTAFINLFMGSASAKWAIMAPVFVPMLMELNYSPEFTQAAYRIGDSSTNIISPLMSYFAMIVAFMQKYDKDSGMGTLISMMLPFSICFLLGWTILLAIWFAFGLPIGPGVFIEFSKMLG from the coding sequence ATTAAACAAGAAAAAAAGGGCTTTTTTAATAAGTTCCTTGATTTCATCGAAGTTGGTGGAAATAAACTTCCACATCCAGTTACACTTTTCGTATTATTCTGTTTAACTATCATAATAGTTTCAGGAATTACTGAAAAAATGGGTGTGTCTGCTACATACAATGCTTTAAATAAAAAGACTGGAAACTTTGAAGAAATAACAGTTACTGTTAAATCTTTAACAAATGCTGCAGGTATTAGGTATATATTTAACTCTATGGTAAAAAACTTTACTGGGTTTGCTCCTTTAGGTACAGTTCTTGTAGGTATTATTGGTATTGGGGTTTGTGAAGGAAGCGGACTTATGTCTTCTACTATCAAAAAAGTTGTTATGGGAACTCCTAGAAGGGCTATAACTGCTATAGTTGTTTTTGCTGGTGTTATGTCTAATGTTGCTTCTGATGCTGGATATGTTGTACTTGTTCCATTGGGAGCAGTTATATTCCTTTCATTTGGAAGACATCCATTAGCAGGATTAGCTGCTGCATTTGCAGGAGTATCTGGAGGATTTTCTGCTAACCTTTTATTAGGTACTACTGATCCTCTACTTGGTGGTATAACTACAGAAGCAGCTAAACTTATCAGACCTGATTATTTCGTTGCAGCAACAGCTAACTATTATTTTATGTTTGTATCTACATTTATTATCACTGCCTTAGGAACCATCATTACTGAAAAAATAGTAGAGCCTAGACTTGGTCCTTACCATGGTGATGTTGATCATGACATGAAAGAATTAACTGATCTTGAAAGAAAAGGGCTAAGAGCAGCTGGAATTGTTGTTCTTGCTTATATTGCAGTTATGTTAGTTCTAACTTTGCCAACTAATGCTGTATTAAAAGTAGATGGAAGTTTAAAAGCTTGGACTTCTTCTGGACTTATTCCTGCAATGATGTTCTTCTTCTTACTTCCTGGATTAGCTTATGGATTTACAGCTAAAACTTTAAAAAGTGATAAAGATGTTGCAAAACTTATGGGTAAAGCTCTTGCTGGAATGGGTGGATATATGGCTCTTGCATTTACAGCATCTCAATTTATAGCATATTTTGGATATACAAATCTAGGAACTATCCTTGCTGTTAAAGGTGCTGATACTCTTAAATCAATAGGATTTACTGGATTACCATTAATTTTAGGATTTGTTTTATTCACTGCTTTCATCAACCTATTTATGGGTTCTGCATCAGCTAAATGGGCAATAATGGCTCCTGTATTTGTTCCTATGCTTATGGAACTTAACTACTCGCCTGAATTTACTCAAGCTGCTTACAGAATTGGAGACTCATCTACAAATATTATTTCTCCATTGATGTCTTACTTTGCAATGATAGTTGCTTTCATGCAAAAATATGATAAAGATTCTGGTATGGGAACTCTTATTTCAATGATGCTTCCATTCTCGATTTGTTTCTTACTTGGATGGACTATACTTCTAGCTATTTGGTTTGCTTTTGGACTGCCAATTGGACCTGGGGTATTTATTGAATTTAGTAAAATGCTAGGATAA